One window of the Daphnia pulex isolate KAP4 chromosome 8, ASM2113471v1 genome contains the following:
- the LOC124200850 gene encoding uncharacterized protein LOC124200850 isoform X7 has product MSSDVQIKDEDQQPVLKCRKPSSSNGFFTFIKHGGKIEEGIEHNHSLGEMGRSVCNVAGCSFTVEGKETRSLVNHLKTHRKEYVQFLSKCKEKVVKVRAVPHNVNTVETTIKDPPTVKEKIVASPVFQINGAASLPSPNLTDNCDNKLPVLQENVERGSPQRQCLSELPLNSPLTMSVFLPLGTTLIVSDPSTLKIVCANSSQNLPPKAKNSPVTVVVENEPLGNTSASCATPSLLKCSQPTANRNSPVDNGALAMKETLDASITGSEPLEAVHEHLKVTASKKQPSVLQQPQQPSIRSLEQHPDLLSVNQLDTTKMSPLQVDNTENSSLLIEKSARTNDSQAGLLSKDVPLTAVSEMTELLEPNSHEECAATSPLNSFKKSLSMATGITVASFAKIGDGSEERAQTALTSMPPPLESSVPVKEPLVAASTSHSEDSPNSNKSAVNSPTIPHAEPSPITELDVLHDGSVSGTTNVCDKSSGETVDERTHPVFQFFKFNSVHGKSECIVDGCGVLRNGKNPATLINHLRVKHPKKAYTEFMAKWTTNWARPKRTTTMVNVSNIAQPSKILQSARARKSKKKNSPLLGEKGIELVPSSVIVPDLVSTGSVAPQGSSDGGPISNENPSVGSNMHQAILTDGDNSATHSYRKDSFNEKLHPVYRYFTFREATEGPAEVTQDSCVKSQCNFQGCNFTIKGNKMANLMLHLSLQHRDTKEFAEFVSLNDKYEAQRLKSMDNPSDRIQPRKRPLAKIAGNTYQEYLACRKKQRKDLGVGTAMSSSLVKGQQNIRNQPTTSIMVVDQQISSNVANEAAAQLPVHTPEQELDFIGPDIPFEYSSLRTTVRDQPLLDSTFPN; this is encoded by the exons ATGTCTAGCGATGTTCAGATAAAAGACGAGGATCAGCAACCTGTTTTAAAATGCAGAAAGCCTTCTTCGTCTAATGGTTTTTTTACGTTCATCAAACATGGGGGAAAAATAGAGGAAGGGATTGAACACAATCATTCTCTTGGAGAAATGGGCAGAAGTGTTTGCAATGTTGCTGGTTGTAGCTTTACAgtagaaggaaaagaaacaaggagTCTAGTAAACCATTTAAAGACACACCGAAAAGAATATGTGCAGTTTTTGTCCAAATGTAAAGAAAAGGTTGTAAAAGTCAGGGCTGTGCCTCATAATGTAAACACAGTCGAGACAACAATCAAAGATCCACCAACTGTCAAAGAG aaaattgtagCAAGTCCAGTTTTCCAAATAAATGGAGCTGCATCACTTCCCTCGCCCAACCTGACAG ATAACTGTGACAATAAGTTACCTGTTCTGCAAGAAAATGTGGAAAGGGGGTCACCTCAAAGACAGTGTCTGTCAGAACTACCTCTAAATTCTCCTCTCACTATGTCTGTGTTCCTTCCACTTGGTACCACTCTAATTGTTTCGGATCCCTCAACTCTAAAAATCGTTTGTGCCAACTCCAGTCAAAATTTACCGCCGAAAGCAAAGAATTCGCCCGTTACCGTGGTCGTAGAAAACGAACCACTTGGAAATACTTCAGCGTCCTGTGCAACTCCTTCTCTCTTGAAATGTAGCCAACCGACAGCTAATCGTAATTCCCCTGTTGACAATGGCGCATTAGCGATGAAAG AAACTCTTGATGCTAGCATTACTGGGAGCGAACCATTAGAAGCCGTCCATGAGCATCTAAAAGTAACCGCCTCAAAGAAACAACCTAGCGTTCTccaacagccacaacaaccTTCAATTCGGTCTCTTGAGCAACACCCCGATCTGCTTTCTGTCAATCAACTG GACACCACAAAAATGTCACCACTGCAGGTTGATAATACggaaaattcttctttattaATTGAGAAATCTGCTCGAACAAATGACAGTCAAGCTGGTTTACTCAGTAAGGACGTTCCCCTGACAGCCGTGTCTGAAATGACGGAACTACTGGAGCCGAATTCGCATGAAGAGTGTGCGGCAACGAGCCCTCTGAACAGCTTTAAGAAAAGTCTGTCCATGGCAACTGGCATAACCGTAGCTTCGTTTG CTAAAATCGGTGATGGGTCTGAGGAAAGAGCTCAAACTGCTTTGACGTCGATGCCTCCACCACTGGAATCTAGTGTACCGGTTAAAGAACCTCTTGTAGCCGCTTCGACATCACATTCTGAGGATTCCCCCAACAGTAATAAATCTGCTGTTAATAGCCCTACTATTCCACATGCGGAGCCTTCGCCTATTACTGAATTGGACGTTCTTCATGATGGATCTGTATCTG GTACCACAAATGTTTGCGACAAGTCTTCAGGTGAAACGGTGGACGAAAGAACGCATCCggttttccagttttttaaatttaattccgTCCATGGGAAGAGTGAGTGCATTGTTGATGGCTGCGGAGTTTTACGCAATGGAAAAAACCCGGCAACTCTTATTAATCATCTGCGAGTAAAACATCCTAAAAAGGCATATACCGAGTTCATGGCCAAGTGGACAACAAATTGGGCTCGACCAAAAAGAACGACAACAATGGTTAACGTTTCCAACATAGCCCAACCGTCAAAGATACTTCAATCAGCTCGTGCAAGA AagtccaagaagaagaactcacCTTTACTAGGCGAAAAAGGAATTGAACTAGTGCCTTCTTCAGTGATTGTACCTGATTTGGTGTCGACAGGATCGGTGGCTCCCCAAGGTTCTTCCG ATGGTGGACCAATTTCTAACGAAAATCCTTCAGTTGGTTCAAATATGCATCAAGCAATTCTTACAGATGGCGACAACTCTGCAACCCATAGCTACAGAAAAGattcttttaatgaaaaattgcaTCCGGTTTATCGTTATTTTACATTCCGTGAGGCAACAGAAGGGCCAGCTGAAGTTACCCAAGATAGTTGTGTCAAAAGCCAGTGCAATTTTCAGGGCTGTAACTTTACTATCAAGGGAAACAAAATGGCAAATCTCATGCTTCACTTGAGTTTGCAACATCGCGATACAAAGGAATTTGCTGAGTTCGTATCTTTGAATGACAAATATGAAGCGCAGCGCCTTAAATCAATGGACAACCCGTCAGATCGAATT CAACCACGAAAGAGGCCCCTTGCGAAAATTGCTGGCAACACCTATCAAGAATACCTTGCTTGCCGCAAAAAACAACGGAAAGACTTGGGCGTCGGGACTGCAATGTCATCCTCGTTGGTAAAGGGTCAGCAAAATATTCGTAATCAACCAACAACTTCCATTATGGTGGTCGACCAACAGATTTCATCAAACGTTGCTAATGAAGCAGCTGCTCAGTTACCTGTACACACTCCGGAACAAGAACTCGACTTTATCGGACCAGACATCCCTTTTGAATATTCTTCTTTAAGAACAACCGTTCGTGATCAACCTTTGCTCGATTCGACGTTTCCGAACTAG
- the LOC124200850 gene encoding uncharacterized protein LOC124200850 isoform X1 yields the protein MSSDVQIKDEDQQPVLKCRKPSSSNGFFTFIKHGGKIEEGIEHNHSLGEMGRSVCNVAGCSFTVEGKETRSLVNHLKTHRKEYVQFLSKCKEKVVKVRAVPHNVNTVETTIKDPPTVKEKIVASPVFQINGAASLPSPNLTVDNCDNKLPVLQENVERGSPQRQCLSELPLNSPLTMSVFLPLGTTLIVSDPSTLKIVCANSSQNLPPKAKNSPVTVVVENEPLGNTSASCATPSLLKCSQPTANRNSPVDNGALAMKGMAADNVNHTRSPPGSFNLVQPYSCSPTTVPIEHIRLQAIPTPGIGPSPSTETTHVYKTNPVTASIPIVHEVKIVSLSHQTTSFSSTVHPSEVIEQTKAVVKNSSSAQPSEQKCISQSSTVLSTETLDASITGSEPLEAVHEHLKVTASKKQPSVLQQPQQPSIRSLEQHPDLLSVNQLDTTKMSPLQVDNTENSSLLIEKSARTNDSQAGLLSKDVPLTAVSEMTELLEPNSHEECAATSPLNSFKKSLSMATGITVASFAKIGDGSEERAQTALTSMPPPLESSVPVKEPLVAASTSHSEDSPNSNKSAVNSPTIPHAEPSPITELDVLHDGSVSGTTNVCDKSSGETVDERTHPVFQFFKFNSVHGKSECIVDGCGVLRNGKNPATLINHLRVKHPKKAYTEFMAKWTTNWARPKRTTTMVNVSNIAQPSKILQSARARKSKKKNSPLLGEKGIELVPSSVIVPDLVSTGSVAPQGSSDGGPISNENPSVGSNMHQAILTDGDNSATHSYRKDSFNEKLHPVYRYFTFREATEGPAEVTQDSCVKSQCNFQGCNFTIKGNKMANLMLHLSLQHRDTKEFAEFVSLNDKYEAQRLKSMDNPSDRIQPRKRPLAKIAGNTYQEYLACRKKQRKDLGVGTAMSSSLVKGQQNIRNQPTTSIMVVDQQISSNVANEAAAQLPVHTPEQELDFIGPDIPFEYSSLRTTVRDQPLLDSTFPN from the exons ATGTCTAGCGATGTTCAGATAAAAGACGAGGATCAGCAACCTGTTTTAAAATGCAGAAAGCCTTCTTCGTCTAATGGTTTTTTTACGTTCATCAAACATGGGGGAAAAATAGAGGAAGGGATTGAACACAATCATTCTCTTGGAGAAATGGGCAGAAGTGTTTGCAATGTTGCTGGTTGTAGCTTTACAgtagaaggaaaagaaacaaggagTCTAGTAAACCATTTAAAGACACACCGAAAAGAATATGTGCAGTTTTTGTCCAAATGTAAAGAAAAGGTTGTAAAAGTCAGGGCTGTGCCTCATAATGTAAACACAGTCGAGACAACAATCAAAGATCCACCAACTGTCAAAGAG aaaattgtagCAAGTCCAGTTTTCCAAATAAATGGAGCTGCATCACTTCCCTCGCCCAACCTGACAG TAGATAACTGTGACAATAAGTTACCTGTTCTGCAAGAAAATGTGGAAAGGGGGTCACCTCAAAGACAGTGTCTGTCAGAACTACCTCTAAATTCTCCTCTCACTATGTCTGTGTTCCTTCCACTTGGTACCACTCTAATTGTTTCGGATCCCTCAACTCTAAAAATCGTTTGTGCCAACTCCAGTCAAAATTTACCGCCGAAAGCAAAGAATTCGCCCGTTACCGTGGTCGTAGAAAACGAACCACTTGGAAATACTTCAGCGTCCTGTGCAACTCCTTCTCTCTTGAAATGTAGCCAACCGACAGCTAATCGTAATTCCCCTGTTGACAATGGCGCATTAGCGATGAAAGGTATGGCCGCAGATAATGTAAACCACACAAGATCTCCTCCTGGATCATTTAACCTTGTACAGCCTTACAGTTGTTCACCAACAACTGTACCTATTGAACATATCCGTCTTCAAGCAATTCCTACCCCTGGTATTGGACCGTCACCCTCAACAGAAACCACACACGTTTATAAAACGAATCCTGTTACGGCTTCCATTCCCATTGTACACGAAGTAAAAATTGTTTCCCTTTCACATCAAActacctctttttcttccactgTGCATCCTTCCGAAGTCATTGAACAGACTAAGGCCGTTGTTAAAAATTCCTCGTCTGCTCAACCTTCAGAACAAAAATGCATTTCCCAGAGCAGTACCGTTCTTTCCACAGAAACTCTTGATGCTAGCATTACTGGGAGCGAACCATTAGAAGCCGTCCATGAGCATCTAAAAGTAACCGCCTCAAAGAAACAACCTAGCGTTCTccaacagccacaacaaccTTCAATTCGGTCTCTTGAGCAACACCCCGATCTGCTTTCTGTCAATCAACTG GACACCACAAAAATGTCACCACTGCAGGTTGATAATACggaaaattcttctttattaATTGAGAAATCTGCTCGAACAAATGACAGTCAAGCTGGTTTACTCAGTAAGGACGTTCCCCTGACAGCCGTGTCTGAAATGACGGAACTACTGGAGCCGAATTCGCATGAAGAGTGTGCGGCAACGAGCCCTCTGAACAGCTTTAAGAAAAGTCTGTCCATGGCAACTGGCATAACCGTAGCTTCGTTTG CTAAAATCGGTGATGGGTCTGAGGAAAGAGCTCAAACTGCTTTGACGTCGATGCCTCCACCACTGGAATCTAGTGTACCGGTTAAAGAACCTCTTGTAGCCGCTTCGACATCACATTCTGAGGATTCCCCCAACAGTAATAAATCTGCTGTTAATAGCCCTACTATTCCACATGCGGAGCCTTCGCCTATTACTGAATTGGACGTTCTTCATGATGGATCTGTATCTG GTACCACAAATGTTTGCGACAAGTCTTCAGGTGAAACGGTGGACGAAAGAACGCATCCggttttccagttttttaaatttaattccgTCCATGGGAAGAGTGAGTGCATTGTTGATGGCTGCGGAGTTTTACGCAATGGAAAAAACCCGGCAACTCTTATTAATCATCTGCGAGTAAAACATCCTAAAAAGGCATATACCGAGTTCATGGCCAAGTGGACAACAAATTGGGCTCGACCAAAAAGAACGACAACAATGGTTAACGTTTCCAACATAGCCCAACCGTCAAAGATACTTCAATCAGCTCGTGCAAGA AagtccaagaagaagaactcacCTTTACTAGGCGAAAAAGGAATTGAACTAGTGCCTTCTTCAGTGATTGTACCTGATTTGGTGTCGACAGGATCGGTGGCTCCCCAAGGTTCTTCCG ATGGTGGACCAATTTCTAACGAAAATCCTTCAGTTGGTTCAAATATGCATCAAGCAATTCTTACAGATGGCGACAACTCTGCAACCCATAGCTACAGAAAAGattcttttaatgaaaaattgcaTCCGGTTTATCGTTATTTTACATTCCGTGAGGCAACAGAAGGGCCAGCTGAAGTTACCCAAGATAGTTGTGTCAAAAGCCAGTGCAATTTTCAGGGCTGTAACTTTACTATCAAGGGAAACAAAATGGCAAATCTCATGCTTCACTTGAGTTTGCAACATCGCGATACAAAGGAATTTGCTGAGTTCGTATCTTTGAATGACAAATATGAAGCGCAGCGCCTTAAATCAATGGACAACCCGTCAGATCGAATT CAACCACGAAAGAGGCCCCTTGCGAAAATTGCTGGCAACACCTATCAAGAATACCTTGCTTGCCGCAAAAAACAACGGAAAGACTTGGGCGTCGGGACTGCAATGTCATCCTCGTTGGTAAAGGGTCAGCAAAATATTCGTAATCAACCAACAACTTCCATTATGGTGGTCGACCAACAGATTTCATCAAACGTTGCTAATGAAGCAGCTGCTCAGTTACCTGTACACACTCCGGAACAAGAACTCGACTTTATCGGACCAGACATCCCTTTTGAATATTCTTCTTTAAGAACAACCGTTCGTGATCAACCTTTGCTCGATTCGACGTTTCCGAACTAG
- the LOC124200850 gene encoding uncharacterized protein LOC124200850 isoform X3, with protein sequence MSSDVQIKDEDQQPVLKCRKPSSSNGFFTFIKHGGKIEEGIEHNHSLGEMGRSVCNVAGCSFTVEGKETRSLVNHLKTHRKEYVQFLSKCKEKVVKVRAVPHNVNTVETTIKDPPTVKEKIVASPVFQINGAASLPSPNLTVDNCDNKLPVLQENVERGSPQRQCLSELPLNSPLTMSVFLPLGTTLIVSDPSTLKIVCANSSQNLPPKAKNSPVTVVVENEPLGNTSASCATPSLLKCSQPTANRNSPVDNGALAMKGMAADNVNHTRSPPGSFNLVQPYSCSPTTVPIEHIRLQAIPTPGIGPSPSTETTHVYKTNPVTASIPIVHEVKIVSLSHQTTSFSSTVHPSEVIEQTKAVVKNSSSAQPSEQKCISQSSTVLSTETLDASITGSEPLEAVHEHLKVTASKKQPSVLQQPQQPSIRSLEQHPDLLSVNQLDTTKMSPLQVDNTENSSLLIEKSARTNDSQAGLLSKDVPLTAVSEMTELLEPNSHEECAATSPLNSFKKSLSMATGITVASFAKIGDGSEERAQTALTSMPPPLESSVPVKEPLVAASTSHSEDSPNSNKSAVNSPTIPHAEPSPITELDVLHDGSVSGTTNVCDKSSGETVDERTHPVFQFFKFNSVHGKSECIVDGCGVLRNGKNPATLINHLRVKHPKKAYTEFMAKWTTNWARPKRTTTMVNVSNIAQPSKILQSARARKSKKKNSPLLGEKGIELVPSSVIVPDLVSTGSVAPQGSSDGGPISNENPSVGSNMHQAILTDGDNSATHSYRKDSFNEKLHPVYRYFTFREATEGPAEVTQDSCVKSQCNFQGCNFTIKGNKMANLMLHLSLQHRDTKEFAEFVSLNDKYEAQRLKSMDNPSDRIQPRKRPLAKIAGNTYQEYLACRKKQRKDLGVGTAMSSSLISSNVANEAAAQLPVHTPEQELDFIGPDIPFEYSSLRTTVRDQPLLDSTFPN encoded by the exons ATGTCTAGCGATGTTCAGATAAAAGACGAGGATCAGCAACCTGTTTTAAAATGCAGAAAGCCTTCTTCGTCTAATGGTTTTTTTACGTTCATCAAACATGGGGGAAAAATAGAGGAAGGGATTGAACACAATCATTCTCTTGGAGAAATGGGCAGAAGTGTTTGCAATGTTGCTGGTTGTAGCTTTACAgtagaaggaaaagaaacaaggagTCTAGTAAACCATTTAAAGACACACCGAAAAGAATATGTGCAGTTTTTGTCCAAATGTAAAGAAAAGGTTGTAAAAGTCAGGGCTGTGCCTCATAATGTAAACACAGTCGAGACAACAATCAAAGATCCACCAACTGTCAAAGAG aaaattgtagCAAGTCCAGTTTTCCAAATAAATGGAGCTGCATCACTTCCCTCGCCCAACCTGACAG TAGATAACTGTGACAATAAGTTACCTGTTCTGCAAGAAAATGTGGAAAGGGGGTCACCTCAAAGACAGTGTCTGTCAGAACTACCTCTAAATTCTCCTCTCACTATGTCTGTGTTCCTTCCACTTGGTACCACTCTAATTGTTTCGGATCCCTCAACTCTAAAAATCGTTTGTGCCAACTCCAGTCAAAATTTACCGCCGAAAGCAAAGAATTCGCCCGTTACCGTGGTCGTAGAAAACGAACCACTTGGAAATACTTCAGCGTCCTGTGCAACTCCTTCTCTCTTGAAATGTAGCCAACCGACAGCTAATCGTAATTCCCCTGTTGACAATGGCGCATTAGCGATGAAAGGTATGGCCGCAGATAATGTAAACCACACAAGATCTCCTCCTGGATCATTTAACCTTGTACAGCCTTACAGTTGTTCACCAACAACTGTACCTATTGAACATATCCGTCTTCAAGCAATTCCTACCCCTGGTATTGGACCGTCACCCTCAACAGAAACCACACACGTTTATAAAACGAATCCTGTTACGGCTTCCATTCCCATTGTACACGAAGTAAAAATTGTTTCCCTTTCACATCAAActacctctttttcttccactgTGCATCCTTCCGAAGTCATTGAACAGACTAAGGCCGTTGTTAAAAATTCCTCGTCTGCTCAACCTTCAGAACAAAAATGCATTTCCCAGAGCAGTACCGTTCTTTCCACAGAAACTCTTGATGCTAGCATTACTGGGAGCGAACCATTAGAAGCCGTCCATGAGCATCTAAAAGTAACCGCCTCAAAGAAACAACCTAGCGTTCTccaacagccacaacaaccTTCAATTCGGTCTCTTGAGCAACACCCCGATCTGCTTTCTGTCAATCAACTG GACACCACAAAAATGTCACCACTGCAGGTTGATAATACggaaaattcttctttattaATTGAGAAATCTGCTCGAACAAATGACAGTCAAGCTGGTTTACTCAGTAAGGACGTTCCCCTGACAGCCGTGTCTGAAATGACGGAACTACTGGAGCCGAATTCGCATGAAGAGTGTGCGGCAACGAGCCCTCTGAACAGCTTTAAGAAAAGTCTGTCCATGGCAACTGGCATAACCGTAGCTTCGTTTG CTAAAATCGGTGATGGGTCTGAGGAAAGAGCTCAAACTGCTTTGACGTCGATGCCTCCACCACTGGAATCTAGTGTACCGGTTAAAGAACCTCTTGTAGCCGCTTCGACATCACATTCTGAGGATTCCCCCAACAGTAATAAATCTGCTGTTAATAGCCCTACTATTCCACATGCGGAGCCTTCGCCTATTACTGAATTGGACGTTCTTCATGATGGATCTGTATCTG GTACCACAAATGTTTGCGACAAGTCTTCAGGTGAAACGGTGGACGAAAGAACGCATCCggttttccagttttttaaatttaattccgTCCATGGGAAGAGTGAGTGCATTGTTGATGGCTGCGGAGTTTTACGCAATGGAAAAAACCCGGCAACTCTTATTAATCATCTGCGAGTAAAACATCCTAAAAAGGCATATACCGAGTTCATGGCCAAGTGGACAACAAATTGGGCTCGACCAAAAAGAACGACAACAATGGTTAACGTTTCCAACATAGCCCAACCGTCAAAGATACTTCAATCAGCTCGTGCAAGA AagtccaagaagaagaactcacCTTTACTAGGCGAAAAAGGAATTGAACTAGTGCCTTCTTCAGTGATTGTACCTGATTTGGTGTCGACAGGATCGGTGGCTCCCCAAGGTTCTTCCG ATGGTGGACCAATTTCTAACGAAAATCCTTCAGTTGGTTCAAATATGCATCAAGCAATTCTTACAGATGGCGACAACTCTGCAACCCATAGCTACAGAAAAGattcttttaatgaaaaattgcaTCCGGTTTATCGTTATTTTACATTCCGTGAGGCAACAGAAGGGCCAGCTGAAGTTACCCAAGATAGTTGTGTCAAAAGCCAGTGCAATTTTCAGGGCTGTAACTTTACTATCAAGGGAAACAAAATGGCAAATCTCATGCTTCACTTGAGTTTGCAACATCGCGATACAAAGGAATTTGCTGAGTTCGTATCTTTGAATGACAAATATGAAGCGCAGCGCCTTAAATCAATGGACAACCCGTCAGATCGAATT CAACCACGAAAGAGGCCCCTTGCGAAAATTGCTGGCAACACCTATCAAGAATACCTTGCTTGCCGCAAAAAACAACGGAAAGACTTGGGCGTCGGGACTGCAATGTCATCCTCGTTG ATTTCATCAAACGTTGCTAATGAAGCAGCTGCTCAGTTACCTGTACACACTCCGGAACAAGAACTCGACTTTATCGGACCAGACATCCCTTTTGAATATTCTTCTTTAAGAACAACCGTTCGTGATCAACCTTTGCTCGATTCGACGTTTCCGAACTAG